A single window of Micrococcaceae bacterium Sec5.1 DNA harbors:
- a CDS encoding DUF6318 family protein, translating to MPRLSFASFTVLTVRIAAVAFGISLLLSGCQGGSSPGSPPSETRSTTASPTLGASSSGAASSPSPSTAPSGVYKPADAKGKAQNVPVPVMPELAKENTKEGLEAFIRYWYAQQNYAIETGDSSDWKGLTARDCRACNRIQEGIDDSNIKGRWLAGGKLNVPVIELLWTEKADTQQAKVQVIQQRATYFNADGTTGRPPEEATNSAFGLFASFGPAGWTVTDLGLIV from the coding sequence ATGCCACGCCTTTCGTTCGCCTCTTTTACTGTTCTCACCGTCCGCATTGCGGCTGTCGCGTTCGGGATTTCGCTGCTTCTCAGCGGTTGCCAGGGCGGCAGTTCACCGGGTAGCCCACCTTCAGAAACACGCTCGACGACGGCGTCCCCCACCTTGGGTGCCAGCAGCTCAGGCGCTGCTTCAAGTCCTTCTCCGAGCACCGCTCCATCGGGTGTGTATAAGCCCGCAGATGCGAAGGGCAAAGCGCAGAACGTTCCCGTGCCCGTCATGCCCGAGTTGGCGAAGGAGAACACGAAGGAGGGGCTGGAGGCGTTTATCAGGTATTGGTACGCGCAGCAGAACTACGCGATAGAGACAGGCGACAGCTCAGATTGGAAAGGCCTCACTGCTCGTGATTGTCGGGCGTGTAACCGAATTCAAGAAGGCATCGACGACAGCAATATCAAAGGACGGTGGCTCGCTGGCGGAAAGTTAAACGTGCCCGTCATCGAGCTTCTCTGGACGGAAAAGGCTGATACACAACAGGCAAAAGTGCAAGTAATTCAGCAGCGGGCCACCTACTTCAACGCTGACGGCACTACGGGACGGCCACCCGAAGAGGCCACGAACTCGGCGTTCGGTCTATTTGCATCCTTTGGACCTGCCGGATGGACGGTGACAGATCTTGGCCTTATCGTTTAG
- a CDS encoding Asp23/Gls24 family envelope stress response protein, with protein MSDQNLQIDPVPEGEVLGTGRTIISEAAVAKVAGIAARAVPGVYSLGSGPSRALGAIRDAVGSSDHAAGVRAEVGETQVAVDINLVALYGHPLHSVANQVRAAVYRAVEELVGLQVIEVNIEINDVYVAPPPKPKTVVVEKEALQ; from the coding sequence ATGTCAGACCAGAACTTGCAGATCGACCCCGTGCCTGAGGGCGAGGTCCTCGGTACCGGACGCACCATCATCTCCGAGGCGGCAGTGGCAAAAGTAGCCGGCATCGCTGCACGCGCGGTTCCAGGCGTCTACTCCCTGGGCTCAGGTCCATCCCGCGCGCTTGGCGCCATCCGTGACGCTGTGGGCAGTTCGGACCATGCCGCGGGCGTTCGCGCCGAAGTGGGGGAGACCCAAGTAGCTGTGGACATCAACCTTGTGGCTCTCTACGGGCATCCCTTACATAGCGTGGCCAACCAGGTCCGCGCTGCTGTTTATCGGGCTGTTGAGGAACTCGTCGGGCTCCAGGTCATCGAGGTCAACATCGAGATCAACGATGTCTATGTGGCCCCGCCTCCCAAGCCCAAAACCGTCGTGGTCGAAAAGGAGGCACTGCAATGA
- a CDS encoding DNA alkylation repair protein — translation MAELAALEDPRWREVNEKHGDDHSVNLSKLRAIAKRLKTQQELSRELWETDDTAAKLLALLICRPKSFRSDELDTMLREARTPKVHDWLVNYVVKKRPHAEELRVAWFADKDPVVASAGWALTSERVVKDPAGLDLIGLLDAIEAGMKEAPDRLQWAMNTCLAQIGIEHPEHRARALSIGERLEVLKDYPTPPNCTSPFAPVWINEMVRRQQLSAIS, via the coding sequence ATGGCCGAGTTGGCTGCGCTGGAAGACCCGAGATGGCGCGAGGTGAACGAGAAGCACGGTGACGATCACAGTGTGAACCTCAGTAAGTTGCGCGCCATCGCGAAGCGTTTGAAGACACAGCAAGAGCTTTCACGTGAGCTCTGGGAGACGGACGACACCGCGGCGAAGCTGCTGGCGCTGCTGATCTGCCGGCCCAAGTCGTTCCGATCCGACGAGCTGGACACCATGCTGCGCGAGGCCCGCACACCCAAAGTCCACGACTGGCTGGTGAACTACGTGGTCAAGAAGAGACCGCATGCCGAAGAGCTGCGGGTCGCCTGGTTTGCGGACAAGGATCCTGTGGTGGCGAGTGCCGGTTGGGCGCTGACATCGGAGCGCGTCGTGAAGGATCCGGCAGGCCTTGACCTCATCGGGCTGCTGGACGCAATTGAGGCCGGGATGAAGGAAGCTCCTGACCGCCTGCAGTGGGCGATGAACACCTGTCTTGCCCAGATCGGCATCGAACACCCCGAGCATCGCGCCCGCGCCTTGAGTATTGGAGAGCGACTGGAGGTGCTGAAGGATTACCCAACTCCGCCCAATTGCACCTCTCCGTTCGCGCCTGTTTGGATCAACGAGATGGTTCGCCGGCAGCAACTGTCAGCAATCAGCTAG
- a CDS encoding DUF6286 domain-containing protein, translating into MTQDQETAFEPSGTDSGATPIAGEDPAMSRILRRETHSSRAGAATIAAVLVIILCVLALLESALRAIGQPPWLVDPSTAAERIIALPAGIQPLLLGASGAVVAMVGLFFLLQAVLPGRRARHLLRDPRTAVVVDDEVLASALARRARTAANVTPEQVMVIVSRQSVVVNVRPTSGSRVSEEAVLKAVQAELDEMSPVPMPTVRVNLSTSGVVGA; encoded by the coding sequence TTGACGCAGGACCAGGAAACAGCCTTTGAACCTTCTGGCACCGACTCCGGAGCCACCCCCATCGCCGGCGAGGACCCGGCCATGAGCCGTATCCTGCGCAGGGAAACACACTCGTCCCGGGCAGGAGCAGCCACCATCGCTGCAGTGCTCGTGATAATTCTCTGTGTTCTCGCACTTCTGGAATCTGCCCTCCGGGCGATCGGGCAACCGCCGTGGCTTGTTGACCCAAGTACAGCAGCGGAGCGTATCATCGCCCTTCCGGCGGGCATCCAACCCCTTCTGCTCGGCGCAAGTGGTGCTGTCGTTGCGATGGTCGGGCTGTTCTTCCTCCTTCAAGCCGTATTACCCGGCAGGCGAGCCCGGCATTTGCTGAGGGACCCACGGACCGCCGTCGTGGTTGATGACGAAGTGCTGGCCTCGGCACTTGCGCGTCGCGCGCGGACTGCCGCCAACGTGACACCGGAACAGGTCATGGTGATTGTGTCCAGGCAATCAGTGGTGGTCAACGTCCGACCCACCTCAGGAAGCAGGGTCAGTGAAGAAGCCGTCCTTAAAGCAGTGCAGGCCGAGCTCGATGAAATGTCGCCCGTTCCCATGCCCACTGTTCGGGTGAACCTCTCTACCTCGGGGGTGGTGGGCGCGTGA
- a CDS encoding helix-turn-helix transcriptional regulator: MDELEALQTIGRLIKEERLAQGLSQVQLAKQAGTAIKTVRTLESGTRRTQEINQRKLEHALGWRAGSVAEVLKGKSSFAPDQITPDDMRSGEDSRQSSGPRVMVPAAPIARASHLSDEELLAELTYRMMHRNRG; the protein is encoded by the coding sequence GTGGATGAACTTGAAGCACTCCAGACCATTGGCCGCCTGATCAAAGAAGAGCGCTTGGCCCAGGGGCTGAGCCAGGTGCAGTTGGCCAAGCAGGCTGGAACCGCGATCAAGACTGTCCGGACGCTGGAATCCGGTACGCGGCGCACCCAGGAAATCAATCAGCGCAAGCTTGAGCACGCCCTCGGCTGGCGCGCTGGCTCGGTGGCTGAAGTACTCAAAGGAAAATCCAGTTTCGCTCCGGACCAGATCACGCCGGACGACATGCGCAGCGGCGAGGATTCACGGCAGTCTTCGGGGCCCCGCGTCATGGTACCGGCAGCCCCTATCGCCCGCGCCTCGCATCTTTCAGACGAGGAGCTGCTCGCCGAACTGACCTACAGGATGATGCACCGCAACAGGGGCTAG